The Hymenobacter swuensis DY53 genome includes the window GGTCATCGGTGGGCACGCCCACAAACAGATTGGAGCCGTCGGCCACCCGCGCCCGGGTCCGGACGATGGGCAGGTTGAGGTTGCCGGTAATACGCGAATCGGAATCCACGAACAGCTTACCCCAGAACAGCGGGTTCTCGTTGCGGGAGCTTTGCACGGCCAGGAAATTATCGGTGCGCGCTTCCAGATCGAACCGGAAATCCGATACGTAGTCGCGGGTGCGGATGCGGCCGTTGATGACGGCCTGGCTGCCCAGCGAGTCCTTCACCACGAAGTCATCGAACCCGATGCCCTGATTAGTAAAGTCGATGTCCTGCGAGGCCAGAAAATACGGTGCCCCCAGCTGAGAAAGCGTGAAGGTAGCATCGGGCGTGGTGGTGAGCATACCATTGATGACGGGCTGACTCACGCTGCCCGTCACGACCAGTTGCCCGGTCAGGCCGCCACCCATCTGCTGGAGTTGCCCGGCCGAGAAGGGCTCAATGATTTTAAGGTCGAGCCGGTTCACGTTCACGTCAAACTGAATTGGGTCGGGCGGAGTGGCCAAATAGTAGCCCACGGCCCGCACATCCATGCCCTGCTGGTTATTCAGGCGCACATCCACGTTGTAGCGGTTGGCTTCGGGGTTCGTAGCCTGCAACGCCACATCACCGATGATGGCTTTGTTGTAGGCGAAGCCCGCCAGGTTGGCGTTGGCCGTGAAAGCCTGCTTAGGCTGGCCCAGGCTGTAGGCCACAGCCTGCCCGTTGAGGGTGCCGGCAATGAGGGAATCCTGGAAGCCGGCGGCCCGGCCCAGCGCGTTGATTTCCAAGTTTTCCATGTTCACCTGCAACGGGTATTGCGCCCCGGTGAGAGTCTGCAGACTCAGGCGGCGCTGGTTGCGGGCAAAGCTGACGTTACGGGCAAAAATGGCGCCGGTGCTGGTGGTATAGCGTAGCTCATTGTCGGCCGGAATATCCCACTGCTTCTGATCCAGCATCAGCTTGGGGTCGAAGCGGAAGGCGTAGGCGTTGCCGCCACCCAGTACCCGCAGAGCCCCGGCCAAATTTAGCCGTTCGGCACTATCGGTTTCAGCAATGCGCAGCCGCGTCCCGATTTCGTTGTTCTGTATGCTGCCCGAAAGGCTCGGGTTTGGAATTTTGAGGGTAGTATCCTGACTGATCTGCCGCAGACCCAGCGCGTAGTCCAGCTTCTGCGGGTCCGAACTCACGTTGAGCTTCAGCGAGTCCAGTGCGTAACCCAGGTACACAATGCGGCCCACACGGGTATTCAGGCGCAGGTCGGCGGCGCGGCTGTCGTAGCTGCCGGTGAGCTTGAAGGGGGTCAGCTGCTTGAGGTCAGGCACCAGTTGCTGCACCAGTTTCGGCTGCTTCAGGTTGGCTTCAAAGGTGAACTGCTGGTATTCGGCGCTGGGCCGGTACTGGATACCGGGCAAATCAAAATACCGGTCAATATGTTGCTGCAAAGCCGTGGCAATATCGCCCAAGCGGGTGTTGCCGCGCAGAGTAACATCGGCCACCGAACTGGTAAAGTCCACCTCGGTGCGGCCGGTGCGCTGCACAATACGTCCGCTCACCGAGTCCAGCGCAAACGGCCGGTTGTTATTCACAATGACGATGCGGTTGCCCGAGAACGTGCCGTTGAGCGTATTCAGATCAGACCCACTCAGATTGGCCTGCAGGTCGCCCTGTACGCGCAGGTCGCCGCCAGTGTAGAACCCCAGGGCCGTGAGGTTGGCCCCGCGCAGGTTCAGGCGGTCCACGGTATAGGTAGGGTTGGAAGCGTTGCGCAGGTCAATGGTGGCCAGCAGGTCGAGGTTGAGGTTGGGGTCGTCCTTGCTGCTGGCATCCACCACGTAACGGTTGCGGTCAATATCTACTTCGGCCGTAATGCCGCGGTAAGTGTAGCCGTTGTAGGTGGCCTGCTGCACGCGGGCATTCAGCTGGCCGCGCAGCAGGTTGGGGTCGAGGCCGCCGCGGCCGGTAAGAGTGCCGTTGGCCGTCACTTTTCCGATGGTCGGGTCACCGAGGAACTTGCCCACATCGAGGCTCTGGGTGCTGAAAGTGGCCGTCACGGGCTCCTGCCCCTGCGGACCTTCGCCCACGTTCACCTTGGCCGCCACGTTCCCGAAGGTAGTCTGCGCTTTCAGATCAGTATCGAACACCAGCGCCGTGGGCCGGCCCCGGAACGTGCCACTGGCCGTGATGCGGGGCGGCAACTGATAGCCGGCCGGCAAGGTACCGGGCGGCAGCAGCCCTTTAATATCGGCGGCGGTGGAGGTGAACTCCTTGATGTTAAAATCGGCAAATAGGCGCCGGTCAGTGTTGGGCAGGCCCACGAGGCGGCCCGTGGTCCGGATGCGGGTACCCTGCAGCCCCCGGAAGTCAATGTCATTGAGAGCTAGGTTGCTGATGCGGCCCTTGATCTGTCCGCTCATCACCAGCGGCGCGTTCGGGTCGATGCCCAGCTCCGGCAGCGTGCCTTTGGGCAGCAGGCTGCGCATGTCGGCTTCGGTGGTGCGCGCGTACCCTAGGTTAAGGTCCAGAATCAGCCGGTCATCGGTATTAGGCAAACCCTGAATCCTGCCCGAGCCGCGCACGATGGTGTTGCGGAAGCCCACGAAATCGAGGTTGCGCACCCGCACGTCGCCCAGCCGCCCATCCACCAGCCCCGAAATCAGGAACGACTGGTTGGGGCCGCTGCTGAATGGCGGTGTGTCAATCAGGCTTGGCGTGATGTAGAGCACGTCGCGGAAGCCCAGCCGGGCTTCGCGCAGGTCGCCGTTGAGCTTGAGGTTGGGCAAATCGTCGGCAATACCGGCCAGGTCCTTGTAGCCGATGCCGATGCGGCGTTTCAGGTGGCTGTGGGGCGTCACCAGGTCCAGGTCGTTGAGCTGGATGCGGTGGTCATCGTAATGCACCACGGCCGCGGCGCGGGTGATGGCAAAGCCGCTCTGCTCCTGCCCCGCCAGCTGCGTGATGCGGCCGGTGGTGCTGTCGGCGGAGTAGCGCAGGTTCTCGGTGTTGAGCGTGAGGTTCGTGAACTTCAGGTGGTTGTAGTCCATGCCCCGGATGCGGGTTTTCTGGCCCGGCTCGTTGAAGTTATCAAAGGCCACATCCACCCCGCTGATATCCGACTGCTTCAGGCTCACGACCCAGCTGGCTTCGGTACCGGTGGCGTTTTCCACGGCGGCGTTCAGGTCGCGCACGGCCTCGGCGGGGTTCACCACGCGCTGCTCCACGGGCACATTCTCGTTCTGGGCGTAGGCGAAGCTGGTGTTGCGCAGCTTCAGCGTGTTCAGGGCCACGCGCGAGTTCACCAGGTCAATATTGTCGGCCGTTACCTCGGCCTCTCCGATGCGGGTGCTGATAAACTGGGCCGACGGGTCGTTCTTGTAGCTCAGACTCACGTTTTCTAGCAACGCCCGGTTCAGCCCGAATTCCAGTTCCAGCGCAGCTGTATCCTGGGGCGTGTCCGGTGGCACTTTGGTTTGCACGATGACGATGCCCGTATTGCGCAGCGCGGCCTGATCTACTTTATAGGTAGAAGCGTCCACGTTTACTTCATCCATGTTCACGGCCAGCTCGCCTACGCGGGTGCGCACACTCATGCCGTCCACTTGGTCGTTGTAGGTAAGCAGAATATTGGTCAGGCGTACGTCCCCGATGTTGTACTGGAAGCCCGCGCCGGTGGTGTCAGCAGGTGTGGCGGCCACGGCAGTGGTGTCGCCGGTGGCGAAGGCCCGCGTGATGAAGTCGTAGTTGGAGATGCTGTCGGGGGCGGTGCGGCTGATGGCTACCCGGCCGTCGTTTAGCTCCAGGCTTTTGAGGTTGATCTGCGACTTGGTGAGGGCCCAGATATCCAGATCCACCCCTAAATGCCCCACCGACAGCAGCGTATCGCCTTTCTGATCTTCCAGGTACACACCATCGAAGTTGATGGCGTGGCGAAAATCGGTACGAAATTTGGCGATTCGCACTTCGGTTTTCAGTTTATCGCGTAGATAGCTTTCCGCCTTTCGAACCACGAAATCCTGACCCGAATCGGTTTGCAGGTACACGAAAAGACCGGCCACTACCAGTAGCAGGAAGATAAGCAGCCCCAGCAGGGCGTAGATAATACGACGCAGATAGACCGGCAAAAGGGAAGGAGTAGAAGTGAAACGCTGTTTGCCAAACGAGAAAACCCGGAATCGGGTTGGCTCATTGCGTTTTTAGCTACCCGCTTCCTGCGTATACCCACAAAAACCAGCCGCTCACCGACGCACCAATGTACTGCTCGCGGCAGAGTTGTAATTTCCGGACGGATCAGAGTTCTTGCTCCGCTCCGCTTCCCACCTTTTTTACTCTCCCTCCCGTGTCGCACTCCATTCCCGCCTGCTCCGCTCGTTTTCTGTATCTGTCGGCTGCGTTGGGCCTGACTGTTTTGGTTGCCCAGCCGGCCCAGGCTCAGTTTCAGTCCTCTACATCCACTACCCAGAGCGCCATGATGGTGCAGCTGACCGGCACAGTACTCAGCAGTACCGGGCAGCCGCTGGCCGGCGCCGCTGTAGGCGTGGAAGGCAAGAAACTGAACTCGGCCAGTGCAAATTCGGAGGGCTCCTTTCTGCTGACCTTGCCAGCCGGCGAACCGGTGGTGCTGCTGGTAAGCTTTCCGGCACACGAGTCACAACGGGTGGCAATCCGCAATCCGGCCACCGAAAAGAACCTGATCATCACTCTGCAGAGTACCGGCAAACAAACCTCCAAGGCACTGCGAGCCCGCCAGAAAAAGTACAAGCGCACCGGCGAGTAGTCTATCCGGTACAATTCGTTAAGACTGGTTACTGAGCACTTACTCTACTCGGTCCGGCGAAGTACAGCCTAAAATCAACCGGACACCAACCCTTAATCAATCAGGCATTGGCTCCGAAAAAAACGTGGCCTTTTCGGGGCTAATGTCGCCATTTTGCGGGCATAACCGGTGCCATTTTAGCCTAATATGCAGTATCTTCGGGCCCATTTTTATTCGTCAGCACCCGATGATTCTTCGCTTTACGCTACCCTTCCGCACAGCCTGGGGCCAGCGCCTGGTAGTCTGCGGCTCATTGCCCAGCCTGGGCCAGTGGAACCTCGACCAGGCCCTGAGCCTGCATTATCAGTCCGATTTCGGCATCTGGACGCAGGAAATCAGTCTGCCTGATGATCAGTTGGGTACCGTGGAGTACAAATACGTACTGCTGGACGAGCGGGATGGGGGTAAGCACTGGGAATGGGGCGGCAACCGCACTATCGGCTACGATGCCAGCCTGTTTACCCGTATTGTACTAGAAGACTTCTGGCGGGCCCCGGCCCTGGCCGAAAATGAGCTGCACACAGCCGCCTTCACCCAGGCTCTGATGCGCCGGCCGGCCCGGCACACGGCCCTGGCTACTAAGCCGGCCCACCTATCGGGCTCGGTAGTGCGCTTCCAGCTTTCAGCCCCCCGGGTTGATTCCGACCACCAACTGTGCGTACTCGGCTCCGACCCGGCCCTGGGTGGCTGGGATGCGAAGAAGGCCATATTCCTCTCGGATGCCGACTACCCAACTTGGTGCGCCGATGTGGCCCTGGAACAGCCGGAGCGGGCTGTGCAGTATAAGTATGGCATCTGGGACCCGCGCATGCAACAGATTTTGCAGTTGGAAGCCGGTGAAGACCGCCACATCCCGGCCAGCCAGGACCAGCGCACCCTGCGCGTGAAATCCGACGACCAGTTCCGCTACGCAACCGGCAACTGGCGCGGGGCGGGTGTAGCGCTGCCGGTATTCGCGCTGCGCAGCCGCCAGGGCCTGGGTGTAGGTGAGTTTCCCGACCTCAAGCTGCTGGTCGACTGGGCCGTAACCACCGGCCTCAAGCTGGTGCAGATTTTGCCCATCAACGATACCGTGGCCACGCATACCTGGGTGGACAGCTACCCCTACGCGGCCATTTCGGTGTTTGCCCTGCACCCGCAGTACCTCAACCTCGATGCCATTGCCGAGTTGCAGGACGAAGCCGCCCGCCAGGAATTGGCGCAGGTGCGCGAAGAGTTGAACGCCAGGGATTTCGTGGATTATGAGCCGGTGATGAACGCCAAATGGCGCTTTATCAAGCAGCTCTACCAGCAGGAGAAGAAAGCGCTGCTGGCCAACCCCGATTTTCAGCTGTTCCGCGACGAGCAGAAATCCTGGCTGATGCCCTACGCGGCCTTCTGTGGCCTGCGGGACCGGTTCGGTACCGCCGACTTCTTGCAGTGGCCTGAGGAATATCGTACCCCGGCCGTAGCCGCCGAGCTGACCCGCGAAGACAACCCTGAGTTCGACGAATTCGGCCTTCACTTCTTCACCCAGTATCACCTTGATAAGCAGTTGCTCGGCGCGGTGGAGTACGCCCGCCAGCGCGGCGTGGTAGTAAAAGGCGACCTGCCCATCGGTATCTACCGCCACTCGGTGGATGCTTGGACCCAGCCGGAGCTGTACCACATGCACCAGCAGGCCGGCGCCCCGCCCGACGACTTCTCGGTAACGGGACAGAACTGGCGTTTCCCGACTTATAACTGGGAACGAATGGCCGAAGACGGCTACCAGTGGTGGCAGCAGCGCATGGGCCACTTGGCCCGCTACTTCGACGCGCTCCGCATCGACCATATCCTGGGCTTCTTCCGCATCTGGGAGATTCCCGGCCACTCGGTGGAAGGCCTGCTCGGACACTTCTCGCCGGCCCTGCCGTTGCACCGCCACGAGATTGAGCAACGCATCGGCTGGTTTGATTATGGCCGCCTCTGCGACCCGTACATCCGCTGGCACCTGCTCCAGGAAATCTTCCACGGCCAGGCCCAGAGCGTATTTGATGAGTTCATGGAAGATGCCGGCCACGGCGTTATCCGCCTCAAAGACCACGTGCGCACCCAACGACAGGTGGAGGCCGTCATCAACGAGAAAATCCAGCACGATCCGGCCAACACTGAGCACTACACTTGGTTGCGAACCGGCCTGTACAAGCTCATCAACGAAGTCCTGTTCGTGCCCGATGACCAGCAAGCTGACTTTTTCCACCCGCGCATCACGCTGCACCTGAGCCGCTCGTTTCAGGAACTCGACGAAGCCACCCGTCCGCGCCTGCGCGAGCTTTACGTGGACTTCTTCTACCGTCGCCACGAGGATTTCTGGCGTCGGCAGGGCCTGGTGAAGCTGCCGGCCGTGCGCTGGGCCACCGATATGCTCATTTGCGGCGAAGACTTGGGCATGGTGCCTAAGTCGGTGCCGGGCGTGATGAAGGCCCTGGGTATCCTGGGCCTCAATATCCAGCGCATGCCCTCTGACTCCACCGTGGAATTCGGTCACCCCAACGCCGCGCCTTATCTGAGTGTAGTGAGCCCCGGCTCGCACGATATGAGCACGGTGCGCGGCTGGTGGGAAGAGGACAGGGAGCAGACGCAGAAGTTCTTCGAGACGATTCTGGGCCACTGGGGCGAGCAGGCTCCGCAGTACTGTGAGCCCTGGGTAGCCCGCGAAGTAACGGTGCAACATCTGCACTCCCCCGCCATGTGGGCCATTTTCCCGCTCCAGGATCTAGTGGCCATGGATAACCGCCTGCGCCGCGAGGACCCGCTGGCCGAGCAGATCAACGTGCCCGCCAACCCCACCCATTTCTGGAAGTACCGCTTCCACATTCCGCTGGAAGACCTGCGCGAGGAAGCCGGTTTCAACAATGAAGTACAGCAACTGGTAAACCAGAGTGGCCGCAACAAGGTGTACTAAGCCACCGATAGTCACAACCAGAATCCACAAGAGTCGCTTTCCTTTGGGAAGGCGACTCTTTTTTTTATTTTAACTATTTGCAAGTCAATTTATTACCCAAACACAAAGCACCTCATCAAGGCTTGCATGCTTATTTTTCGAACTTCCAGGGGGCACAGTAGCACGCCATAATTTTCTTATTCCTGTTCTGGGAACGGTAACTGGTCATAGCATTATCCCGGGAGTTGCTATCGACTATCAGGTTGCGACAAAATCGGCCTGTATAACCTGTTAGAGCAGCCTACTTATATCACTATACCTACACATATCCAAGGCTCTAGCCTCTTCCCGATTTGACAAAAAACGGATATATTTCCCAATTATAGAATACATGTATTTCATTATTAGATAGTTGAACCAAAGCATACACCCCGTGCGTAGGTTCACACAGCGTTAAGTGGCTTTTGTCGGAAATGAAGGCCACGCCAGGCTGCTCCGCAAGCTCCAGGCAGCTGGTTTCGCCTTTGCTGGCACTATTCCAACTTACTGACGCTACCGGATTACGCATTTTCAACCTACTCTATACATTTTCCATGAAGAAAGCTTTACGTCTCTGGGCGGCCTTGCTTCTGGCAGGCAACCTAGTATCACTCGACGTGCAGGCTCAACGGGTAGTGCCTGCAACTTCACTCCCTGCCGTGATGCCCAGCATCAGTGACCTGCAGCCCCCTTCCTTCCGGCAGAACAAGCTGGAAATTTTGCCTACGCAGCCCGTTACCACCCGAGTTCTGCCGGGGCAGGACGCCGGCCGCCCCAATGCCGCTCCTACAGTAGCAAACCAAACGGTTACCATTGGAGGTACCACGGGCTTGTATTACGTTATTAACCTCAACGTTACCAACAACGGCGGCTTCCCCATTACCGCTTACCGCTTCTTCTCGGTTCCTAATTCCAATGTGGCCGAGCTGTACGTATACAACTCCTCAACAGGAGCTATCAAGCAAATAACCACGGTTCCGGACGAGGAGTTGCTGTCGGAGTATAACCAAGTCTTGATTCGACCAACAGCTAACGCCACTGCCACTACCTCGTTCCAGTGGCGCGCGCGCAACAGCAATAACGAACTGTCCTCAGGTACGGCTACATTCACCATCAACGTAGAGCAGACGCCGGTTGCCGCCGCTCTGATTTCGCAGATTGTACCGGCCGGAGCTCCTGCTACTACTCTCACGGAGCCGTTGTCGGTGGAGCCCGGCAGTATTACGGCCACCGATTATGTTATTCTGAGCCTGCCCACAGCGGCTCAGGGGGTATTGGCTTTGAACGGCACGCCGGTCACGCTGAACCAGACCATTACATCCGCTCAGGCTGCCCAGCTTACGTTTGATCCAGCCACTGGCTTCTTCGGCACGGCGGTTTTTAACTACCGTGCCCGCAACGCGAACGGTACCAACGGCAGCAGCGCCAGCTACGGAATTCCGGTAGCCAAAACCACCTGCGGCCAAGCCAGCACCCTC containing:
- a CDS encoding 4-alpha-glucanotransferase, whose amino-acid sequence is MILRFTLPFRTAWGQRLVVCGSLPSLGQWNLDQALSLHYQSDFGIWTQEISLPDDQLGTVEYKYVLLDERDGGKHWEWGGNRTIGYDASLFTRIVLEDFWRAPALAENELHTAAFTQALMRRPARHTALATKPAHLSGSVVRFQLSAPRVDSDHQLCVLGSDPALGGWDAKKAIFLSDADYPTWCADVALEQPERAVQYKYGIWDPRMQQILQLEAGEDRHIPASQDQRTLRVKSDDQFRYATGNWRGAGVALPVFALRSRQGLGVGEFPDLKLLVDWAVTTGLKLVQILPINDTVATHTWVDSYPYAAISVFALHPQYLNLDAIAELQDEAARQELAQVREELNARDFVDYEPVMNAKWRFIKQLYQQEKKALLANPDFQLFRDEQKSWLMPYAAFCGLRDRFGTADFLQWPEEYRTPAVAAELTREDNPEFDEFGLHFFTQYHLDKQLLGAVEYARQRGVVVKGDLPIGIYRHSVDAWTQPELYHMHQQAGAPPDDFSVTGQNWRFPTYNWERMAEDGYQWWQQRMGHLARYFDALRIDHILGFFRIWEIPGHSVEGLLGHFSPALPLHRHEIEQRIGWFDYGRLCDPYIRWHLLQEIFHGQAQSVFDEFMEDAGHGVIRLKDHVRTQRQVEAVINEKIQHDPANTEHYTWLRTGLYKLINEVLFVPDDQQADFFHPRITLHLSRSFQELDEATRPRLRELYVDFFYRRHEDFWRRQGLVKLPAVRWATDMLICGEDLGMVPKSVPGVMKALGILGLNIQRMPSDSTVEFGHPNAAPYLSVVSPGSHDMSTVRGWWEEDREQTQKFFETILGHWGEQAPQYCEPWVAREVTVQHLHSPAMWAIFPLQDLVAMDNRLRREDPLAEQINVPANPTHFWKYRFHIPLEDLREEAGFNNEVQQLVNQSGRNKVY
- a CDS encoding carboxypeptidase regulatory-like domain-containing protein, whose product is MSHSIPACSARFLYLSAALGLTVLVAQPAQAQFQSSTSTTQSAMMVQLTGTVLSSTGQPLAGAAVGVEGKKLNSASANSEGSFLLTLPAGEPVVLLVSFPAHESQRVAIRNPATEKNLIITLQSTGKQTSKALRARQKKYKRTGE
- a CDS encoding translocation/assembly module TamB domain-containing protein; the protein is MPVYLRRIIYALLGLLIFLLLVVAGLFVYLQTDSGQDFVVRKAESYLRDKLKTEVRIAKFRTDFRHAINFDGVYLEDQKGDTLLSVGHLGVDLDIWALTKSQINLKSLELNDGRVAISRTAPDSISNYDFITRAFATGDTTAVAATPADTTGAGFQYNIGDVRLTNILLTYNDQVDGMSVRTRVGELAVNMDEVNVDASTYKVDQAALRNTGIVIVQTKVPPDTPQDTAALELEFGLNRALLENVSLSYKNDPSAQFISTRIGEAEVTADNIDLVNSRVALNTLKLRNTSFAYAQNENVPVEQRVVNPAEAVRDLNAAVENATGTEASWVVSLKQSDISGVDVAFDNFNEPGQKTRIRGMDYNHLKFTNLTLNTENLRYSADSTTGRITQLAGQEQSGFAITRAAAVVHYDDHRIQLNDLDLVTPHSHLKRRIGIGYKDLAGIADDLPNLKLNGDLREARLGFRDVLYITPSLIDTPPFSSGPNQSFLISGLVDGRLGDVRVRNLDFVGFRNTIVRGSGRIQGLPNTDDRLILDLNLGYARTTEADMRSLLPKGTLPELGIDPNAPLVMSGQIKGRISNLALNDIDFRGLQGTRIRTTGRLVGLPNTDRRLFADFNIKEFTSTAADIKGLLPPGTLPAGYQLPPRITASGTFRGRPTALVFDTDLKAQTTFGNVAAKVNVGEGPQGQEPVTATFSTQSLDVGKFLGDPTIGKVTANGTLTGRGGLDPNLLRGQLNARVQQATYNGYTYRGITAEVDIDRNRYVVDASSKDDPNLNLDLLATIDLRNASNPTYTVDRLNLRGANLTALGFYTGGDLRVQGDLQANLSGSDLNTLNGTFSGNRIVIVNNNRPFALDSVSGRIVQRTGRTEVDFTSSVADVTLRGNTRLGDIATALQQHIDRYFDLPGIQYRPSAEYQQFTFEANLKQPKLVQQLVPDLKQLTPFKLTGSYDSRAADLRLNTRVGRIVYLGYALDSLKLNVSSDPQKLDYALGLRQISQDTTLKIPNPSLSGSIQNNEIGTRLRIAETDSAERLNLAGALRVLGGGNAYAFRFDPKLMLDQKQWDIPADNELRYTTSTGAIFARNVSFARNQRRLSLQTLTGAQYPLQVNMENLEINALGRAAGFQDSLIAGTLNGQAVAYSLGQPKQAFTANANLAGFAYNKAIIGDVALQATNPEANRYNVDVRLNNQQGMDVRAVGYYLATPPDPIQFDVNVNRLDLKIIEPFSAGQLQQMGGGLTGQLVVTGSVSQPVINGMLTTTPDATFTLSQLGAPYFLASQDIDFTNQGIGFDDFVVKDSLGSQAVINGRIRTRDYVSDFRFDLEARTDNFLAVQSSRNENPLFWGKLFVDSDSRITGNLNLPIVRTRARVADGSNLFVGVPTDDPVEVAREGIVEFVDKSAPIDTMLTRQLALDTAQTAAGYDIQAVVTVTDNTPFTIVIDEASGDNLKVQANGTLNTAIDPAGNITLTGRLDVTQGKYQMSLYDLASREFDIAPGSSITWSGDPYNGQANVTAIYNVRAAPAELLSSQGLADETLSAIGRNQLPFEVDLKVTGELLKPVIGFDIRLPEEARSDLRGPIEARLTQLRQPSEESEMNKQVFSLLVLNRFLADDPFRSSGGSIVADQLRGSASQVLTQQLNNLTGSYLSNLGVELGVNSYADFSSGAEKTRTDLNVAVRRQLLNNRLTVRLGTDVPLGGGNQTSQGQNQAGISAFAGDVSVEYNVLANGRIRLRAFRNNAYGDIDGQFVRTGASLIFQRDYQTLADLFKGIDKNVKEEVKLESRRRRQDRRAGRDSTNAAPNNRPDSTRVRPVTARPDSARQAARPNSTRR